In the Purpureocillium takamizusanense chromosome 5, complete sequence genome, one interval contains:
- the GDE1 gene encoding Glycerophosphodiester phosphodiesterase (COG:U~EggNog:ENOG503NUB5) — MGALLELRAQFRNLQWFGEINRRGFVKITKKLDKKVPGISSQHSYISTKVDPKPFAKDGNISRLLNDINRWLSVLGDAQNLDDSKSDRSTRSLGRASAKAMLNLPQAQLDVLDQAVRTGEVEALKAGLAEATVGSDLQMQSLLLNLLQRSISARSRKCIAHLLSQLKSLDEPDDINGRNCIHRLVIHIGRTKSSPQDDDSVSAYPVPVGSHFTNKHLQPAVSSTVPVKAINTKESNLLSQDDEAVQLLIFLLDQLSPDQRIALKSRDSFGRLPLHYAAQFGFVIICQIIMKKMQDWNQFDSKDGIDAPEWQDLEGFAPLHLSVIGGHPLTTQALLQGENWQGSSEAKVQLRKTVPKSGAVLALATKSNYEPIVEMLVKAGVDINWTDKTGETALHVAARFNHVGCARIIVKGSASQKADLEIAENSYSWTPLHVAAVDGSITVVQLLIDSGADVSRPDASGWTAKEHAALRGHMDIARLLAAHTDEDEAASRVAAGMQQPGNSPENSSIDERRSNGANANSGPRPAEPVKSFGHRYLTNESLVLVSLGSMDIRKTTDAVHLDRVPLTEAHNTQLDTALSVVISANGAAGEATVVDLPVHESIATEPVVFTTQDATSVKLLFDIVPTYSGGSGKNKIGRAVALLSSIKPTLGTQRMNLQGDVCVPIMSSNLDVIGTVNFNYVVITPFHHPNMEITSRQTYWKKMSSTMLIGHRGLGKNLTSNKSLQLGENTLPSFIAAANLGAQYVEFDVQLTKDHVPVIYHDFLVSETGIDAPVHTLTLEQFLHINPDKGRDRIHHSGPKVANGRTVSPRPRSHSFTPKRSQSMGYAGSGHAEMEERMKHTRDFKEKGYKANSRGNFIQAPFATLEDLFRKLPEEIGFNIEMKYPMLHESEEHEMDTYAVELNSFCDTVLSKVYDLAGERHIILSSFNPDICLCLSFKQPSIPILFLTDAGCSPVGDIRASSLQEAIRFASRWNLLGIVSAAEPLINSPRLVKVVKELGLVCVSYGVLNNDPAMVQRQVKEGIDAVIVDSVLAIRKGLTTAESASGEQTRTATTPESEEGLKTLEEGQ, encoded by the exons ATGGGCGCTCTGCTCGAACTCCGAGCGCAATTCAGAAACCTTCAGTGGTTTGGCGAGATTAACCGCAGGGGCTTCGTCAAGATCACCAAGAAGCTTGACAAGAAAGTCCCCGGCATCTCGTCCCAGCACAGCTACATCTCCACCAAGGTCGACCCCAAACCCTTTGCAAAGGACGGCAACATCTCGAGGCTGCTCAACGACATCAACCGCTGGCTGtccgtcctcggcgatgcccaGAACTTGGATGACTCCAAGTCGGATCGCTCCACGCGTTCCCTGGGACGAGCCTCCGCAAAGGCCATGCTGAACCTGCCGCaggcgcagctcgacgtcCTTGATCAGGCCGTCCGCACTGGTGAagtcgaggcgctcaaggctggcttggctgagGCGACGGTTGGGTCAGACTTGCAGATGCAGAGTCTGCTGCTCAACTTGCTCCAACGCTCCATCTCAGCCCGCTCGAGGAAGTGCATTGCGCATCTCCTATCGCAGCTGAagagcctcgacgagccggacGACATCAACGGCCGCAACTGCATCCACCGTCTCGTCATCCACATTGGAAGGACCAAATCCTCGCCTCAGGACGACGATAGCGTTAGCGCATATCCCGTCCCCGTCGGGTCTCACTTCACCAACAAGCATCTGCAGCCGGCGGTGTCGTCTACCGTCCcggtcaaggccatcaacACCAAGGAGTCCAATCTCTTGAGccaggatgacgaggccgtACAGCTACTCATCTTTCTATTGGATCAGCTCAGCCCTGACCAGAGGATTGCACTCAAGAGCCGGGATTCGTTTGGTCGCCTGCCCCTGCACTATGCTGCCCAATTCGGATTCGTTATCATCTGCCAGATCATCATGAAGAAGATGCAAGACTGGAACCAGTTTGATTCTAAAGACGGCATTGACGCCCCCGAGTGGCAGGACCTTGAGGGCTtcgcgccgctgcacctCAGCGTCATTGGGGGTCATCCCTTGACGACGCAGGCTTTGCTCCAGGGCGAGAACTGGCAAGGAAgcagcgaggccaaggtcCAGCTCCGGAAGACTGTGCCCAAATCGGGCGCGGTCCTGGCGCTGGCCACAAAGTCCAACTATGAGCCCATTGTCGAGATGCTGGTCAAGGCAGGTGTGGACATCAACTGGACcgacaagacgggcgagacggcgctgcacgtcgccgccaggtTCAACCACGTGGGCTGCGCTCGGATCATTGTCAAGGGGAGCGCGTCCCAAAAGGCCGACCTCGAGATTGCCGAGAATTCCTACTCGTGGACGCCCCTGCACGtggctgccgtcgacggctccATCACTGTCGTGCAGCTCCTGATCGATAGCGGCGCAGATGTGTCGCGCCCGGACGCCTCCGGCTGGACTGCAAAGGAACACGCGGCGCTCCGTGGCCACATGGACATTGCGCGACTGCTCGCTGCGCACacagacgaagacgaagccgcctcgcgcgttgccgccgggatgcagcagcccggcAACTCGCCCGAGAACTCTTCCATTGATGAGCGACGCTCTAACGGGGCGAACGCCAACAGCGGTCCCCGGCCAGCTGAGCCTGTCAAGAGTTTCGGTCACCGCTATCTGACAAACGAAAGCCTGGTGCTCGTCAGTCTCGGGTCGATGGACATCCGCAAGACGACGGATGCCGTCCACCTGGACCGTGTCCCTCTCACCGAGGCGCACAACACGCAGCTCGACACAGCACTTTCCGTAGTCATCAGCGCCAACGGAgctgcgggcgaggcgacggtCGTTGATCTGCCGGTCCATGAGAGCATCGCGACGGAGCCTGTCGTCTTCACGACGCAGGATGCCACCAGCGTCAAGCTGCTCTTCGACATTGTCCCGACATACTCTGGAGGAAGCGGAAAGAACAAGAtcgggcgcgccgtggcACTGCTGTCATCTATCAAGCCGACGTTAGGCACCCAGCGGATGAACCTCCAGGGCGACGTCTGCGTTCCCATCATGTCGAGCAATCTCGACGTCATCGGTACCGTAAACTTCAACTACGTCGTCATCACGCCCTTTCACCACCCAAACATGGAGATCACGTCGCGGCAGACGTACTGGAAgaagatgtcgtcgacgatgctcaTCGGTCACAGAGGCCTCGGCAAGAACCTGACTTCCAACAAGTctctgcagctcggcgagaACACGCTGCCCTCTTTCATCGCAGCGGCCAATCTGGGTGCCCAGTACGTCGAATTCGACGTGCAGCTCACCAAGGACCATGTGCCCGTCATCTACCATGACTTTCTCGTCAGCGAGaccggcatcgacgccccCGTCCACACGCTCACCTTGGAGCAGTTTCTGCATATCAACCCCGATAAGGGAAGGGATAGAATCCATCATAGCGGGCCCAAAGTTGCCAACGGACGCACGGTTTCGCCTCGGCCAAGAAGCCACAGCTTCACGCCCAAGCGTTCACAGTCCATGGGCTACGCCGGGAGCGGGCAcgcggagatggaggagcgCATGAAGCACACTCGGGACTTCAAGGAGAAGGGCTACAAGGCCAACTCCCGCGGCAACTTTATCCAGGCTCCGTTTGCGACGCTGGAGGATCTTTTCCGcaagctgcccgaggagATTGGCTTCAACATTGAGATGAAGTATCCCATGCTGCACGAGAGTGAGGAGCACGAGATGGACACGTACGCGGTCGAGCTGAACTCATTCTGCGACACGGTGTTGTCCAAGGTGTACGACCTGGCCGGAGAGCGCCACATCATCCTCAGCTCCTTCAACCCAGACATTTGTCTATGCCTCAGCTTCAAGCAGCCGTCGATTCCGATTCTGTTCCTCACCGACGCGGGGTGCAGTCCGGTCGGCGACATCAGAGCGTCTTCGTTGCAGGAGGCGATTCGGTTCGCAAGCCGCTGGAATCTGTTGGGCATCGTGTCGGCGGCAGAGCCGCTCATCAACAGTCCGCGGTTGGTCAAGGTGGTCAAGGAACTAGGGTTGGTGTGCGTCAGCTACGGCGTGCTCAACAACGACCCAGCCATGGTACAG CGACAAGTCAAAGAGGGCATCGACGCTGTGATTGTCGACAGCGTCCTGGCGATTCGCAAGGGCCTGACGACGGCTGAGTCGGCCAGCGGAGAGCAAACACGAACGGCAACTACTCCCGAATCAGAGGAGGGGCTCAAGACGTTGGAAGAGGGGCAGTGA
- the GDE1 gene encoding Glycerophosphodiester phosphodiesterase (COG:U~EggNog:ENOG503NUB5), producing MKFGRNLPRNQVPEWASSYINYKGLKKLVKAAADKARNGEAVDPAELFFALDRNLEDVDSFYNKKYAEACRRLNILHNRYGSVPDVVATLDQDEVEEVMGALLELRAQFRNLQWFGEINRRGFVKITKKLDKKVPGISSQHSYISTKVDPKPFAKDGNISRLLNDINRWLSVLGDAQNLDDSKSDRSTRSLGRASAKAMLNLPQAQLDVLDQAVRTGEVEALKAGLAEATVGSDLQMQSLLLNLLQRSISARSRKCIAHLLSQLKSLDEPDDINGRNCIHRLVIHIGRTKSSPQDDDSVSAYPVPVGSHFTNKHLQPAVSSTVPVKAINTKESNLLSQDDEAVQLLIFLLDQLSPDQRIALKSRDSFGRLPLHYAAQFGFVIICQIIMKKMQDWNQFDSKDGIDAPEWQDLEGFAPLHLSVIGGHPLTTQALLQGENWQGSSEAKVQLRKTVPKSGAVLALATKSNYEPIVEMLVKAGVDINWTDKTGETALHVAARFNHVGCARIIVKGSASQKADLEIAENSYSWTPLHVAAVDGSITVVQLLIDSGADVSRPDASGWTAKEHAALRGHMDIARLLAAHTDEDEAASRVAAGMQQPGNSPENSSIDERRSNGANANSGPRPAEPVKSFGHRYLTNESLVLVSLGSMDIRKTTDAVHLDRVPLTEAHNTQLDTALSVVISANGAAGEATVVDLPVHESIATEPVVFTTQDATSVKLLFDIVPTYSGGSGKNKIGRAVALLSSIKPTLGTQRMNLQGDVCVPIMSSNLDVIGTVNFNYVVITPFHHPNMEITSRQTYWKKMSSTMLIGHRGLGKNLTSNKSLQLGENTLPSFIAAANLGAQYVEFDVQLTKDHVPVIYHDFLVSETGIDAPVHTLTLEQFLHINPDKGRDRIHHSGPKVANGRTVSPRPRSHSFTPKRSQSMGYAGSGHAEMEERMKHTRDFKEKGYKANSRGNFIQAPFATLEDLFRKLPEEIGFNIEMKYPMLHESEEHEMDTYAVELNSFCDTVLSKVYDLAGERHIILSSFNPDICLCLSFKQPSIPILFLTDAGCSPVGDIRASSLQEAIRFASRWNLLGIVSAAEPLINSPRLVKVVKELGLVCVSYGVLNNDPAMVQRQVKEGIDAVIVDSVLAIRKGLTTAESASGEQTRTATTPESEEGLKTLEEGQ from the exons ATGAAGTTTGGACGGAA CCTCCCGCGCAACCAGGTGCCGGAGTGGGCGTCGTCTTACATCAACTACAAAGGCCTGAAGaagctcgtcaaggccgcggcggacaAGGCTCGTAACGGAGAGGCAGTAGACCCGGCAG AACTCTTCTTTGCCCTCGACCGCAATCTCGAGGATGTCGACTCCTTTTACAACAAGAAGTATGCTGAGGCGTGCCGTCGCCTCAACATATTGCACAACCGCTATGGCAGCGTCCCTGATGTCGTAGCCACTCTCGACCaggacgaggtggaggaggtcATGGGCGCTCTGCTCGAACTCCGAGCGCAATTCAGAAACCTTCAGTGGTTTGGCGAGATTAACCGCAGGGGCTTCGTCAAGATCACCAAGAAGCTTGACAAGAAAGTCCCCGGCATCTCGTCCCAGCACAGCTACATCTCCACCAAGGTCGACCCCAAACCCTTTGCAAAGGACGGCAACATCTCGAGGCTGCTCAACGACATCAACCGCTGGCTGtccgtcctcggcgatgcccaGAACTTGGATGACTCCAAGTCGGATCGCTCCACGCGTTCCCTGGGACGAGCCTCCGCAAAGGCCATGCTGAACCTGCCGCaggcgcagctcgacgtcCTTGATCAGGCCGTCCGCACTGGTGAagtcgaggcgctcaaggctggcttggctgagGCGACGGTTGGGTCAGACTTGCAGATGCAGAGTCTGCTGCTCAACTTGCTCCAACGCTCCATCTCAGCCCGCTCGAGGAAGTGCATTGCGCATCTCCTATCGCAGCTGAagagcctcgacgagccggacGACATCAACGGCCGCAACTGCATCCACCGTCTCGTCATCCACATTGGAAGGACCAAATCCTCGCCTCAGGACGACGATAGCGTTAGCGCATATCCCGTCCCCGTCGGGTCTCACTTCACCAACAAGCATCTGCAGCCGGCGGTGTCGTCTACCGTCCcggtcaaggccatcaacACCAAGGAGTCCAATCTCTTGAGccaggatgacgaggccgtACAGCTACTCATCTTTCTATTGGATCAGCTCAGCCCTGACCAGAGGATTGCACTCAAGAGCCGGGATTCGTTTGGTCGCCTGCCCCTGCACTATGCTGCCCAATTCGGATTCGTTATCATCTGCCAGATCATCATGAAGAAGATGCAAGACTGGAACCAGTTTGATTCTAAAGACGGCATTGACGCCCCCGAGTGGCAGGACCTTGAGGGCTtcgcgccgctgcacctCAGCGTCATTGGGGGTCATCCCTTGACGACGCAGGCTTTGCTCCAGGGCGAGAACTGGCAAGGAAgcagcgaggccaaggtcCAGCTCCGGAAGACTGTGCCCAAATCGGGCGCGGTCCTGGCGCTGGCCACAAAGTCCAACTATGAGCCCATTGTCGAGATGCTGGTCAAGGCAGGTGTGGACATCAACTGGACcgacaagacgggcgagacggcgctgcacgtcgccgccaggtTCAACCACGTGGGCTGCGCTCGGATCATTGTCAAGGGGAGCGCGTCCCAAAAGGCCGACCTCGAGATTGCCGAGAATTCCTACTCGTGGACGCCCCTGCACGtggctgccgtcgacggctccATCACTGTCGTGCAGCTCCTGATCGATAGCGGCGCAGATGTGTCGCGCCCGGACGCCTCCGGCTGGACTGCAAAGGAACACGCGGCGCTCCGTGGCCACATGGACATTGCGCGACTGCTCGCTGCGCACacagacgaagacgaagccgcctcgcgcgttgccgccgggatgcagcagcccggcAACTCGCCCGAGAACTCTTCCATTGATGAGCGACGCTCTAACGGGGCGAACGCCAACAGCGGTCCCCGGCCAGCTGAGCCTGTCAAGAGTTTCGGTCACCGCTATCTGACAAACGAAAGCCTGGTGCTCGTCAGTCTCGGGTCGATGGACATCCGCAAGACGACGGATGCCGTCCACCTGGACCGTGTCCCTCTCACCGAGGCGCACAACACGCAGCTCGACACAGCACTTTCCGTAGTCATCAGCGCCAACGGAgctgcgggcgaggcgacggtCGTTGATCTGCCGGTCCATGAGAGCATCGCGACGGAGCCTGTCGTCTTCACGACGCAGGATGCCACCAGCGTCAAGCTGCTCTTCGACATTGTCCCGACATACTCTGGAGGAAGCGGAAAGAACAAGAtcgggcgcgccgtggcACTGCTGTCATCTATCAAGCCGACGTTAGGCACCCAGCGGATGAACCTCCAGGGCGACGTCTGCGTTCCCATCATGTCGAGCAATCTCGACGTCATCGGTACCGTAAACTTCAACTACGTCGTCATCACGCCCTTTCACCACCCAAACATGGAGATCACGTCGCGGCAGACGTACTGGAAgaagatgtcgtcgacgatgctcaTCGGTCACAGAGGCCTCGGCAAGAACCTGACTTCCAACAAGTctctgcagctcggcgagaACACGCTGCCCTCTTTCATCGCAGCGGCCAATCTGGGTGCCCAGTACGTCGAATTCGACGTGCAGCTCACCAAGGACCATGTGCCCGTCATCTACCATGACTTTCTCGTCAGCGAGaccggcatcgacgccccCGTCCACACGCTCACCTTGGAGCAGTTTCTGCATATCAACCCCGATAAGGGAAGGGATAGAATCCATCATAGCGGGCCCAAAGTTGCCAACGGACGCACGGTTTCGCCTCGGCCAAGAAGCCACAGCTTCACGCCCAAGCGTTCACAGTCCATGGGCTACGCCGGGAGCGGGCAcgcggagatggaggagcgCATGAAGCACACTCGGGACTTCAAGGAGAAGGGCTACAAGGCCAACTCCCGCGGCAACTTTATCCAGGCTCCGTTTGCGACGCTGGAGGATCTTTTCCGcaagctgcccgaggagATTGGCTTCAACATTGAGATGAAGTATCCCATGCTGCACGAGAGTGAGGAGCACGAGATGGACACGTACGCGGTCGAGCTGAACTCATTCTGCGACACGGTGTTGTCCAAGGTGTACGACCTGGCCGGAGAGCGCCACATCATCCTCAGCTCCTTCAACCCAGACATTTGTCTATGCCTCAGCTTCAAGCAGCCGTCGATTCCGATTCTGTTCCTCACCGACGCGGGGTGCAGTCCGGTCGGCGACATCAGAGCGTCTTCGTTGCAGGAGGCGATTCGGTTCGCAAGCCGCTGGAATCTGTTGGGCATCGTGTCGGCGGCAGAGCCGCTCATCAACAGTCCGCGGTTGGTCAAGGTGGTCAAGGAACTAGGGTTGGTGTGCGTCAGCTACGGCGTGCTCAACAACGACCCAGCCATGGTACAG CGACAAGTCAAAGAGGGCATCGACGCTGTGATTGTCGACAGCGTCCTGGCGATTCGCAAGGGCCTGACGACGGCTGAGTCGGCCAGCGGAGAGCAAACACGAACGGCAACTACTCCCGAATCAGAGGAGGGGCTCAAGACGTTGGAAGAGGGGCAGTGA